The Dokdonella koreensis DS-123 genome has a segment encoding these proteins:
- a CDS encoding Ig-like domain-containing protein → MVRTSVHSTARAAAACLGWLLGLAALLPASALAASEKTPLAGHVLPALAQAERLPAAQAAALDEAMTVTVVMRRTDPAGFDRYLAAAYDPASPQYRRFLTPADLAERFGPSAQAYAQVRDYFTAQGLQVTAESANRMTLTLSGARTAVAQALDVAIEAYALPGTAERFLANTGEPALPAAIAPHVQSIAGLSTLAQVRRLPAPLFVGNWGYNCAGNSGLDPYTKTFCYGVYKDALGLHNGICSNPLGILLTLFLCKVVPILAAPMDLPATPPLAAAGGAPLPGSGQTVGLVQFDNFHVSDIRDFLDLIGAPAGQLGQLSSVAVNGGAAIGANEDEVLLDISVVMAIAPGANVTVYSAPFTGAGSFQALFNRMIGDGVTVISNSWAYCEDQTTLADVQGIDAILAGAAAAGVSVFNASGDTGSTCLDGSPNTITVPAGSPHGTAVGGTSALAGPGGTYASATWWGAGGSAGHSQGGYGVSRFFARPAYQNGLSASAMRSVPDLAVNADPVTSGVPICQASRGGCPSGLLYGGTSMSAPLMAAFAATLNQAQGQNLGLFNAHAYPLANTAAFHGAAELASDFAHVGLGAPNLSVLNLALAGQAPGPASAAASRLIADPPTGIADGATPTAVVVQLRDAAGSTVSGRRVSLSAPPGAGVVITPAAAVTTGIANGTATFAVTRATVGTVMLTARAVDDGFDIGTGLAVDFVAPPATAASILAFPTAVTADGVATTTITVTLRDAASRPTPGKRIVLSQGQGRSAVAGPNPPLTDANGEIRFTATNRVEETVTYTAVDETDGDLPVPGMAAVQFSNAIGSCVTAPEARPGHALAAFANGFAAYPFFYGNVNWGCAGASNPAFSATGDAYVAHFQSGDLYRLRDTGGAAVGPLSNLGVTLGKPVFGKDGKLYATRGVTGASFGSGDIIEIDPASGALLRIVAGSLTCPHGLATDPLSGDLFFDNSCTGAGSDNPSLYRLTDPGDTDPARPTAVTVYATLPSTPNGLIAIAPNGTLYVATAYTTFPHSPLVEVSGTDRPQPATVTTVPGFDSYYWINIGEAGPDGAARSLLVWNEPDTLYLVDLTTSPVTRTPLADHLGTGTIGADGCLYSSTADAVHKLTPVSGSCDFASSNPTPSLALDPRLTAPDPAQGTTLTLRATVGHATVPAGTAVRFLIEGANPQLRLARTDADGTATLVHTGTFAGSDVVTALLRTDTLDLTSNPARVTWAPGRHASFLALTGTQGAIAARPTTLTARLVDTAVAPQAPIVGATVAFTVGAAGCSGTTDAQGIARCTVTLPLPGTYTLSAGYAGNATVLPAQATRPFTVTAAIDRIFADDFEAD, encoded by the coding sequence ATGGTGCGCACATCGGTTCATTCCACAGCCCGAGCGGCTGCGGCCTGCCTGGGCTGGCTGCTCGGCCTGGCAGCGCTGCTGCCGGCATCGGCGCTGGCGGCAAGCGAGAAGACGCCGCTGGCCGGCCACGTGCTGCCGGCACTGGCCCAGGCCGAGCGCCTGCCGGCAGCGCAGGCGGCGGCGCTCGACGAGGCGATGACCGTGACCGTGGTGATGCGGCGCACGGACCCGGCCGGCTTCGACCGCTATCTCGCCGCCGCCTACGATCCGGCCTCGCCGCAGTACCGCCGCTTCCTGACGCCGGCGGACCTGGCCGAGCGCTTCGGGCCGAGCGCGCAGGCCTATGCGCAGGTGCGCGACTACTTCACCGCGCAGGGCCTGCAGGTGACGGCCGAATCGGCCAACCGGATGACACTGACGCTGAGCGGCGCACGCACCGCCGTGGCCCAGGCGCTGGACGTGGCGATCGAGGCCTACGCGCTGCCGGGTACGGCCGAGCGCTTCCTCGCCAACACCGGCGAGCCGGCATTGCCGGCGGCGATCGCGCCGCACGTACAGTCGATCGCGGGCCTGTCCACGCTGGCACAGGTGCGGCGCCTGCCGGCACCGCTGTTCGTCGGCAACTGGGGGTACAACTGCGCCGGCAACAGCGGCCTGGACCCGTACACCAAGACGTTCTGCTACGGCGTCTACAAGGATGCGCTGGGCCTGCACAACGGCATCTGCAGCAATCCGCTCGGCATCCTGCTGACGCTGTTCCTGTGCAAGGTGGTACCGATCCTGGCCGCGCCGATGGACTTGCCGGCAACGCCGCCGCTGGCGGCGGCCGGCGGCGCGCCGCTGCCGGGCAGCGGCCAGACCGTGGGCCTGGTGCAGTTCGACAACTTCCACGTGTCGGACATCCGCGACTTCCTGGACCTGATCGGCGCGCCGGCCGGCCAGCTCGGCCAGTTGTCCAGCGTGGCCGTCAACGGCGGCGCGGCGATCGGCGCGAACGAGGACGAGGTGCTGCTCGACATCAGCGTGGTGATGGCCATCGCACCGGGGGCGAACGTCACCGTCTACAGCGCGCCGTTCACCGGTGCCGGCAGCTTCCAGGCGCTGTTCAACCGCATGATCGGCGATGGCGTGACGGTCATCTCCAACAGCTGGGCCTATTGCGAGGACCAGACCACACTGGCCGACGTGCAGGGCATCGACGCGATCCTGGCCGGCGCGGCGGCGGCCGGCGTCAGCGTGTTCAACGCATCGGGCGATACCGGCAGCACCTGCCTCGACGGCTCGCCGAACACGATCACCGTGCCGGCCGGCTCGCCGCACGGCACGGCGGTCGGCGGCACCTCGGCGCTGGCCGGCCCGGGCGGCACCTATGCCAGCGCCACCTGGTGGGGTGCCGGCGGCAGCGCCGGCCACAGCCAGGGCGGCTATGGCGTCAGCCGCTTCTTCGCGCGGCCGGCCTACCAGAACGGCCTGAGCGCGTCGGCGATGCGTTCGGTGCCGGACCTGGCCGTCAATGCCGATCCGGTCACCAGCGGCGTACCGATCTGCCAGGCCAGCCGCGGCGGCTGCCCGAGCGGCCTGCTGTACGGCGGCACCAGCATGTCGGCACCGCTGATGGCCGCGTTCGCGGCCACGCTGAACCAGGCGCAGGGCCAGAATCTCGGGTTGTTCAACGCGCATGCCTATCCGCTGGCGAATACCGCCGCGTTCCACGGGGCGGCCGAGCTGGCCAGCGACTTCGCGCACGTGGGCCTGGGCGCGCCGAACCTGAGCGTGCTGAACCTGGCCCTGGCCGGGCAGGCGCCGGGACCGGCCAGCGCGGCGGCGTCGCGCCTGATCGCCGATCCGCCGACCGGCATCGCCGATGGGGCGACGCCGACCGCCGTCGTGGTGCAGCTGCGTGACGCGGCCGGCAGCACGGTCAGCGGGCGACGCGTCAGCCTGTCCGCACCGCCGGGCGCCGGCGTGGTCATCACACCGGCTGCGGCGGTCACCACCGGGATCGCCAACGGCACGGCGACGTTCGCGGTGACGCGAGCGACGGTCGGTACCGTGATGCTGACCGCACGCGCGGTCGACGACGGCTTCGACATCGGCACCGGACTGGCCGTGGACTTCGTCGCACCACCGGCGACGGCGGCGAGCATCCTGGCATTCCCGACCGCCGTCACCGCCGATGGCGTCGCCACGACCACGATCACCGTGACACTGCGCGACGCGGCCAGCCGCCCCACGCCCGGCAAGCGCATCGTGCTGTCGCAGGGCCAGGGCCGCTCGGCGGTGGCCGGCCCGAACCCGCCGCTCACCGACGCCAACGGCGAGATCCGCTTCACCGCGACCAACCGGGTCGAGGAAACCGTCACCTATACCGCGGTGGACGAGACCGACGGCGACCTGCCGGTACCGGGCATGGCGGCCGTGCAGTTCAGCAATGCGATCGGTTCCTGCGTGACGGCACCGGAGGCGCGGCCCGGCCATGCGCTGGCCGCGTTCGCCAACGGCTTCGCCGCGTACCCGTTCTTCTACGGCAACGTCAACTGGGGCTGCGCCGGCGCGTCGAATCCCGCGTTCAGCGCAACCGGCGACGCGTACGTCGCGCATTTCCAGAGCGGCGACCTGTACCGCCTGCGCGATACCGGCGGCGCCGCGGTCGGGCCGTTGTCGAATCTCGGTGTCACGCTCGGCAAGCCGGTGTTCGGCAAGGACGGCAAGCTCTACGCGACGCGCGGCGTCACCGGCGCCTCGTTCGGCAGCGGCGACATCATCGAGATCGACCCGGCCAGCGGCGCGCTGCTGCGGATCGTCGCCGGCAGCCTCACCTGCCCGCATGGCCTGGCGACCGACCCGCTCAGCGGCGACCTCTTCTTCGACAACAGCTGCACCGGCGCCGGCTCGGACAACCCCTCGCTGTACCGGCTGACCGATCCGGGCGACACCGACCCGGCACGGCCGACCGCGGTCACCGTCTACGCGACGCTGCCGAGCACGCCGAACGGCCTGATCGCGATCGCGCCGAACGGCACGCTGTACGTGGCGACCGCCTACACCACCTTCCCGCACTCGCCGCTGGTCGAGGTCAGCGGCACCGACCGGCCGCAGCCGGCGACCGTGACCACGGTGCCGGGCTTCGACTCGTACTACTGGATCAACATCGGCGAGGCCGGACCGGACGGCGCGGCGCGCTCGCTGCTGGTCTGGAACGAGCCGGACACGCTGTACCTCGTCGACCTGACCACCTCGCCGGTCACGCGCACCCCGCTCGCCGACCACCTCGGCACCGGCACGATCGGCGCGGACGGCTGCCTCTACTCGAGCACCGCAGACGCGGTACACAAGCTGACGCCGGTCTCCGGCAGCTGCGACTTCGCCAGCAGCAACCCGACGCCGTCGCTGGCGCTCGATCCGCGCCTGACCGCACCGGATCCGGCGCAGGGCACGACGCTGACGCTGCGCGCGACGGTGGGCCACGCAACGGTGCCGGCCGGCACGGCGGTGCGCTTCCTGATCGAGGGCGCCAATCCACAGCTGCGCCTGGCGCGCACCGATGCAGACGGCACGGCGACGCTGGTCCATACCGGCACCTTCGCCGGCAGCGACGTCGTCACTGCCCTGCTGCGGACCGACACGCTGGACCTGACGTCCAACCCGGCACGCGTGACCTGGGCACCGGGCCGCCACGCGAGCTTTCTCGCCCTGACCGGCACGCAAGGCGCGATCGCCGCCCGGCCGACGACGCTGACGGCACGCTTGGTCGATACCGCGGTCGCGCCGCAGGCGCCGATCGTCGGCGCGACGGTGGCCTTCACGGTCGGCGCCGCCGGCTGCAGCGGCACTACCGACGCCCAGGGCATCGCACGCTGCACGGTCACGCTGCCACTGCCCGGCACCTACACGCTGAGCGCCGGCTACGCTGGCAATGCCACCGTGCTGCCGGCACAGGCGACGCGGCCGTTCACGGTGACCGCGGCGATCGACCGGATCTTCGCCGACGACTTCGAGGCCGACTAG
- a CDS encoding CHAT domain-containing tetratricopeptide repeat protein, translating into MSAVLAASAGPSVAAAASLQPGQSTSVTLPAGGSSYALDVPALQAAELHFTQTGGAIEVQLQSPAGETVTLRNDAGQASRIDHVLSAGTEPARWTLTLTSTRTDRPATVEVAFSPGQPVTPALAARAKSQRLLAEAEALRRAAGSLEAGTAADSAAVDARYAQALAEAAADDCLALRIGTGRARHHFAQGRYREARQAAEAALATACDDGLAGDAERAAALRTRGAALGYLGDFTGAVADQGAALALYRRTGDLAYQALLLVNLSANYRSLGDTEQALATAHQALAAAERAGDARRAVFAQESIAAIRLQRGELGPALSAYRLTLDALEATPYPRVEGMTWNDLGVLYRQTGDRAAARDALGRAAAVWRASGDTSGLAEVQLNLADLDLDEGKLDAAWQGYRAALDFDRAQGFRREEAHARIGLGSVAALRGEDAEARTHLEAAAALAESIGASANAVAARLALADLALRGGDREDAARAIARALDQARRGRDVSGEAQALILRGRASQAAGDLAAAQAAVLPALDLIEGARGAIDPPMLRSRYFATRRDAYDLAVDILMQRHAAQPDGDYATQALVVSERARARALQDRLAERRLALPHTVDLALLDAERTAELAVRQAAAAGGAVLAEAQQALDAVRGRIRAQSPRYAELAHPPQPTADTLRLAVRDSGVVADSWWLAEPRSYRWRVTAAGLTAATLPGRDAIEQAARTLRERLAAPPAVAATLPIERLAAQDAAQAADVDTTARALARLLDLPDAAADALRVTVPDGALAWIPFALLEPDSTRGRVYLPALSALHGIRAIARSGAPEAVVVIADPVLRADDPRLPKPGRAAADAPVPLPAARDEARALLALADRGTSRWIDGFAASRTTLAALPWSRYGTVHFATHAHLDATRPALSAIALSAYDAAGRPQQGDLRADDLYTLDMPVDLVVLGACDGALGEAPGAEGPFSLARAFFHAGAGRVMASLWAVDDRAGATLMGHFYEGLLRHGLLPPQALKRAQDRLRAEPRWAAPYYWAGYVLQGDWR; encoded by the coding sequence GTGTCCGCCGTACTGGCCGCCTCGGCGGGGCCATCGGTAGCGGCGGCGGCTTCGCTGCAGCCCGGTCAGTCCACCTCGGTCACGCTCCCTGCCGGCGGCAGTTCCTACGCCCTCGATGTCCCTGCACTGCAGGCCGCGGAACTCCATTTCACCCAGACCGGTGGCGCCATCGAAGTCCAGCTGCAGTCGCCGGCCGGCGAGACGGTCACCCTGCGCAACGACGCCGGCCAGGCCAGCCGGATCGACCATGTGCTCTCCGCCGGCACCGAACCGGCGCGCTGGACGCTGACGCTGACCTCGACCCGTACGGACCGGCCAGCCACGGTGGAGGTGGCGTTTTCTCCGGGGCAGCCGGTCACACCCGCGCTCGCCGCGCGCGCGAAGTCGCAACGCCTGCTGGCGGAGGCCGAAGCACTGCGCCGCGCGGCAGGCAGCCTGGAGGCCGGCACTGCCGCGGACAGTGCCGCGGTCGATGCACGCTACGCGCAGGCGCTGGCGGAGGCCGCCGCGGATGACTGCCTGGCCTTGCGGATCGGCACGGGCCGTGCGCGACACCACTTTGCGCAGGGACGCTACCGCGAGGCCCGGCAGGCGGCCGAGGCCGCACTGGCGACGGCCTGCGACGACGGCCTGGCCGGTGATGCGGAGCGCGCCGCCGCGTTGCGCACGCGCGGGGCGGCGCTGGGCTATCTCGGGGACTTCACCGGGGCGGTGGCGGACCAGGGAGCGGCGCTGGCGCTGTACCGCCGCACCGGGGACCTGGCCTACCAGGCCCTGCTGCTGGTCAACCTCAGCGCCAACTACCGTTCGCTGGGCGATACCGAACAGGCGCTCGCCACGGCGCATCAGGCCCTCGCCGCGGCGGAGCGCGCGGGCGATGCCAGGCGGGCGGTGTTCGCGCAGGAAAGCATCGCGGCGATCCGCCTGCAGCGCGGCGAGCTGGGACCGGCGCTTTCGGCGTACCGGCTGACGCTGGATGCGCTCGAGGCGACGCCGTATCCGCGCGTGGAAGGCATGACCTGGAACGATCTGGGCGTGCTCTACCGGCAAACCGGCGACCGCGCCGCAGCGCGCGATGCGCTCGGCCGGGCCGCGGCGGTGTGGCGCGCGAGCGGCGACACCTCGGGTCTGGCCGAGGTGCAGCTGAATCTCGCCGACCTGGACCTCGACGAAGGAAAACTCGACGCGGCCTGGCAGGGTTATCGCGCGGCGCTCGACTTCGATCGTGCGCAGGGCTTTCGCCGCGAGGAGGCGCACGCGCGGATCGGCCTGGGCAGTGTGGCCGCACTGCGCGGCGAGGACGCCGAGGCGCGCACGCACCTGGAGGCCGCCGCCGCACTGGCCGAGTCGATCGGCGCGAGCGCGAACGCCGTGGCCGCACGGCTCGCGCTGGCGGACCTCGCCCTGCGCGGCGGCGATCGCGAGGACGCGGCACGCGCGATCGCCAGGGCGCTCGACCAGGCACGGCGCGGACGCGACGTGTCCGGCGAGGCGCAGGCGCTGATCCTGCGCGGACGCGCCTCGCAGGCCGCGGGCGATCTCGCCGCCGCGCAGGCGGCCGTGCTGCCGGCACTGGACCTGATCGAGGGCGCCCGCGGCGCGATCGATCCACCGATGCTGCGCAGCCGCTACTTCGCGACGCGGCGCGATGCCTATGACCTGGCCGTCGACATCCTGATGCAGCGTCACGCCGCGCAGCCGGACGGCGACTACGCGACGCAGGCGCTGGTGGTCAGCGAACGCGCACGGGCACGCGCGCTGCAGGACCGCCTGGCCGAGCGGCGGCTGGCGCTGCCGCACACGGTGGACCTGGCACTGCTGGATGCCGAGCGCACGGCCGAACTGGCGGTGCGGCAGGCCGCGGCGGCCGGCGGCGCGGTGCTGGCCGAGGCACAGCAGGCACTGGACGCGGTGCGTGGCCGGATCCGTGCACAGAGCCCGCGCTACGCCGAGCTGGCGCATCCGCCGCAGCCGACGGCCGACACGCTCCGGCTGGCCGTGCGCGACAGCGGCGTGGTGGCCGACAGCTGGTGGCTGGCCGAGCCGCGCAGCTATCGCTGGCGCGTGACGGCAGCCGGCCTGACGGCGGCGACGCTGCCGGGTCGCGACGCGATCGAGCAGGCGGCACGCACGCTGCGCGAGCGCCTGGCGGCGCCCCCGGCGGTGGCGGCAACGCTGCCGATCGAGCGGCTCGCCGCGCAGGATGCGGCGCAGGCGGCCGACGTCGACACCACGGCGCGCGCGCTGGCGAGGCTGCTGGACCTGCCCGACGCGGCGGCGGATGCCCTGCGCGTCACCGTGCCGGACGGTGCGCTGGCGTGGATTCCGTTCGCGCTGCTGGAACCGGACAGCACGCGTGGCCGCGTCTACCTGCCGGCGCTGTCGGCGCTGCACGGCATCCGCGCGATCGCGCGCAGCGGTGCACCGGAGGCCGTGGTGGTCATCGCCGACCCGGTGCTGCGCGCGGACGATCCGCGCCTGCCTAAGCCGGGCCGGGCGGCGGCGGACGCGCCGGTGCCGCTGCCGGCCGCACGGGACGAGGCGCGCGCACTCCTGGCGCTGGCGGACCGCGGCACCTCCCGCTGGATCGACGGCTTCGCCGCCAGCCGTACTACGCTCGCGGCGCTGCCGTGGAGCCGCTACGGCACGGTGCATTTCGCGACCCACGCGCACCTGGACGCCACGCGGCCGGCGCTGTCGGCGATCGCGCTGTCCGCCTACGATGCCGCCGGCCGGCCCCAGCAGGGCGACCTGCGTGCCGACGACCTCTACACGCTGGACATGCCGGTGGACCTGGTGGTCCTCGGCGCCTGCGACGGCGCGCTCGGCGAGGCGCCGGGTGCGGAAGGGCCATTCAGCCTGGCACGGGCGTTCTTCCACGCCGGCGCAGGCCGCGTGATGGCCAGCCTGTGGGCGGTGGACGACCGCGCCGGCGCGACGCTGATGGGCCACTTCTACGAGGGCCTGCTGCGCCACGGCCTGTTGCCGCCGCAGGCGCTCAAACGTGCGCAGGACAGACTGCGCGCCGAGCCGCGCTGGGCGGCGCCGTACTATTGGGCCGGCTACGTGCTGCAGGGGGACTGGCGATGA